The following DNA comes from Alphaproteobacteria bacterium HT1-32.
CCGCGGCCCAGACTGACTTTGCCAGCCTGCTGGACGGGATCGGCGAGGACGACAGGCGCGTGACGGCTGACGGGTCGTCGGCTGAACCGCCGGTGATTGTCGATCGCGCGCATTATGAAGGTCTGGTCGAAAAGACACTGGCGGCAATCCATCGTGGTGAGATTGAAAAAGCCGTGGGCTCGCGGGCGGTCGCTGTTGATCTGCCGGGTGATGGCGACCTGCTGGATCTGTTCGACAAGCTGAGGGTGAAATATCCGGCGGCTTTTGTCTGTCTGACCCTGTTGCCGGGAATTGGCTGCTGGGTTGTCGCGACGCCGGAGCGTCTGCTTTCGGTCGATGATGCAAGCGCCCGGACCATGGCGCTTGCGGGAACGCAGACGCTGGATGCGGATGCCGATGTGGACGCTGTGAGCTGGCGCGGCAAATTCATCGAGGAACAGGCGCTGGTCTGTCGTTATATGCGCACCCGGTTTGAAACCTGTGGTTTTCATACCTATCAGGAAGCCGGACCGCGTACCGTCCGTGCGGCCAACCTGGCGCATCTTCGGTCTGTCTTCACGGTGCCGGCGAATGCCGGGGACTTTGCCGATGACCGTGCATTCAGAAATGCCTGTAATCATCTGCTGCGCGAAATGCACCCGACCTCTGCTGTCTGCGGCATGCCCCGGCAGAAAGCCATCGACTTTCTGGCCGCAGAAGAAGGCTATGAACGGGATTATTATTGCGGCTATCTCGGCCCGCTGAATATCGGCGGGTCGTCAGACCTGTTCGTCAATCTGCGGGTGGCACAGATTATCGGGCGGACTGTCTATCTGTATGTCGGTGCAGGCCTGGTCGACGGTTCTGTCCCATCAGAGGAATGGCAGGAAACCGTCGAGAAAAGCAAGACACTGGGGTCAGTCATCGGCGGATGAGCAGCATCGCCGGGCTCAGCCAAAATCAATGGCACCATCGGGCAGCAGATAGAGCACAAGAGCGCGGCCATCTTTAACGGTCGGGCGATGGGCGCTCCCGGGTGTGTTGACGGACCAGCCGGCCCCGGCTCCGTCAAAGGTGGCGCTGCTGTCGACGGGCATGGTCAGGCAGACTTCGCCATTGGGGTGGGTGTGGCGCGGTCCGGCGATATCGGTCATGTCGACGACATCCACGCTCATACCAGCGGTTGCGTCACCGGGCTTGATAACCCGGCCATATTTCAGCGGCGCTTCTCCATGCCGGCACATCCAGCCATCTTCAATGGCTGCATGACAGGCGGTGGTGATGGCCTGAACAACCTTGCCATCAGCCGGAAAACGGCTGTTCAGCTCGGTTTCAAGAGTGGTGTTCCATTCTGATCCCTTCACGGTATCAATCACGGGTGTCAGAATTTCGGTGAATTCCTCGCGCTGCATGATGATCAGTCCTTTTGCAAGAGGGGGGTGATAAACTCGACGATACGCTCTGCTACTTCGTCCCGGTTTTCCAGATGGGGTGAATGCCCGCAACCCGCAACCATCCAGGCCTCTGCCGGGCCGGAGACGGTGGAAACGATCGATTTGACCTGTGCTTCGGTGCCGTATTCGTCCTTCTCACCCTGAATGGCGAGAAGCGGAACCGTAATGTCCGGCAGGAACTCCTCAATGTTCCAGTCCCGGAAACCGTCACTCAGCCAGACATCATTCCAGCCG
Coding sequences within:
- a CDS encoding DUF4863 family protein, with protein sequence MQREEFTEILTPVIDTVKGSEWNTTLETELNSRFPADGKVVQAITTACHAAIEDGWMCRHGEAPLKYGRVIKPGDATAGMSVDVVDMTDIAGPRHTHPNGEVCLTMPVDSSATFDGAGAGWSVNTPGSAHRPTVKDGRALVLYLLPDGAIDFG